A segment of the Gemmatimonadales bacterium genome:
AGCGGTAGGAGCGGGTCCCGGGCAGTCGGTCGCGCTCATGCTGCGGCTGGGCAGCTTCGTGCAGGACCAGGCGGTGCTCATCGGTGGGACGACCGGGTTCTTCGTATCGGTGGTGGGCGCCTATCGGCGGCCGCTCCTCACCATCGCGGCGATGGGCTCCGAGCGTGACCTGTCGTACGCCCGTCTGGCCGGCGTCCTGGAGTTGGGTGTCGCCAAGGATTTCAATTCGCCGCTCCCGCAAGGGAATGTCCGCGGGACCGGCGCGGCGCTGGTGGGCTTCTCCTTCGGCGGATCGGGCCGGATCGACGAGAACTTCGCGATCCTCGGCGGGCCGGCCTGGTTCGTCGGCGACGCGTCGAGCATGCACGCGCAGTTCACCATGCGCTTCCAGTCGCCGCTGGGGCGCGGTCGGCGTCGCGGGCCGCCTTAAGGCCCCTGATCGGCGGACCCGCCGGCCGCCGCCGGTTCTTGCTGTTGCCTCCACGGGGCTCTAGTTTCGAATTCGATGGCCCATCCCAATCCCGATCGGTCTCCCGACGCGTCGGTCCCGACCCATCCGGGCCTCAGGCTCCTCGCGGAAGTGACGTCCGTCGTCGCGGCCGGCGTGGTCTCCGAGGCGGCCCTGGCCTCGATCGTCGGGGTGCTGCGGCGCGGTCTAGGCGCGCTGCTGTGCCGGGTCTGGGTGCGCTCCGAGGATGGTTCGTCGTTCCGCGCGGTCACCGGCGCGGGTGACCAGCCGGGCGAGGAGGAGTCGAAGCAGATCTCGGCCACCATCGGCTCCGGCGCCGCGGCGCCGAACGACTCCTGGGATGCCATCGACCTCAGGATGCCGCTCGCGCACCAGGGCGAGCGGCTCGGCCTGATCGAGGTGCGGGTACCGCGCGACGGCCGCGAGGGCATGGCGCGCGACGTCCTCAGCGTCGTCGCGAACGTGCTGGGGCCGCTGCTCGCGTCCAAGGAGCTGTCACAGGACCTCGCCTTCGAAGTGGCGCGACGCGCCCGCGAGATCGAAGAGCAGCGCCGCTTCACCGCCAAGGTGATCGACTCGCTCCCCGTGGGCCTCTACGTGATCGACCGCGACTACCGCATTCAGGCGTGGAACCGCAAGCGTGAGACCGGCACCCAAGGCGTTCCGCGCGACGTGGCCATCGGCCGACCCATCTTCGAAGTGCTGCACCGCCAGCCGCGCGACATGCTGCGCCGGGAGTTCGACGAGGTGTTCACCTCCGGCCGGGTCCAGGTCTACGAGTCCGCCGGCGGCGAGGGACGGCACTACCGCATCACCAAGATCCCGATGCGCCTCAACGACGACGACATCACGCACCTCATCACCATCGGCGAGGACGTGACGGAGTGGAAGGAGGTCCAGGGGCAGATCGCGCAGTCGGAGAAGCTGGCCGCCGTGGGCCAGCTCGCCGCGGGCGTCATGCACGAGATCAACAACCCGCTCGCCACCATCGGCGCGTGCGTGGAGGCGGTCGCCGCGCGCGCGGAGGACGGGCCGCCCGAGGTCGCGGCCGGCATCGACGAGTACCTCAAGATCATGGACAGCGAGGTCCAGCGCTGCAAGCGCATCGTCTCCGAGCTGCTGGACCTGTCGCGCCCCAAGGCCGGCGTGAAGATCAAGCAGGAGGTGAACCGGATCGTCGAGGATACGATGCTCCTGCTCAAGCACCACGACCGGTTCAAGCGGCTCGAGCTGAAGCGCGAGCTGGCGGCGAACCTGCCGCCGGTCAACGCCAGCGCCGACCAGCTGATCCAGGTCTTCATGGCGCTGATGATCAACGCCGCCGACGCCATGGAGACGCGGGGTACGCTCACCGTGAGGACCGAGCGCAACCCGGAGCGCGCCGACGAAGTGGTGGTCTCGTTCTCGGACACCGGTGCGGGCATCCCGCGCGGCGACCTCCAGAAGATCTTCGAGCCTTTCTACACCACCAAGCCGCTGGGCCGCGGCACCGGCCTCGGCCTCTCCATCTGCTACGGCATCGTCGCCGACCACCGCGGGCGAATCGAGGTTGATTCGACCATCGGGCGCGGCTCGACCTTCAAGGTGTTCCTCCCCGTCGGGTGAAGATCCTCGTAATCGAGGACGACCGCACGGTAGGCCAGTACGTCGCGCGCGGCCTCGAAGAGAACCTCTACACGGTCGAGTTGGTGGCCGACGGGAAGACCGGGCTCGACACGGCGGCCGCCGGCCAATGGGACCTCATCGTCCTGGACCTGCGCCTGCCGGGGATGGCGGGACTCGACGTGCTCCGGACGCTGCGGGACCGCGGGATAGCCACGCCGATCCTCGTCCTCACCGCGCAGGACTCCGTCGAGTTCAAGGTGGACGCGCTGCGCAACGGCGCCGACGACTACGTCACCAAGCCGTTCGCGATGGAGGAGCTGCTGGCCCGCGTCGAGGCGATCAGCCGCAGGCCCAAGAGCCTCTCGCCCCCGGTGCTCCAGATCGCCGACCTCCGGATCGACACCGGGAGCCGCCAGGTCACCCGCGCCGGCGCGGAGATCGAGCTCACGCCCAAGGAGTACTCCGTCCTCCTCTACCTGGCTCGCCACGCGGGGCGGGTGATG
Coding sequences within it:
- a CDS encoding response regulator transcription factor, whose protein sequence is MKILVIEDDRTVGQYVARGLEENLYTVELVADGKTGLDTAAAGQWDLIVLDLRLPGMAGLDVLRTLRDRGIATPILVLTAQDSVEFKVDALRNGADDYVTKPFAMEELLARVEAISRRPKSLSPPVLQIADLRIDTGSRQVTRAGAEIELTPKEYSVLLYLARHAGRVMSRTLITEYVWDYHFDPGTNIVDVVINRLRKKIDQGREPKLIHTMRGVGYVVKA
- a CDS encoding ATP-binding protein; translation: MAHPNPDRSPDASVPTHPGLRLLAEVTSVVAAGVVSEAALASIVGVLRRGLGALLCRVWVRSEDGSSFRAVTGAGDQPGEEESKQISATIGSGAAAPNDSWDAIDLRMPLAHQGERLGLIEVRVPRDGREGMARDVLSVVANVLGPLLASKELSQDLAFEVARRAREIEEQRRFTAKVIDSLPVGLYVIDRDYRIQAWNRKRETGTQGVPRDVAIGRPIFEVLHRQPRDMLRREFDEVFTSGRVQVYESAGGEGRHYRITKIPMRLNDDDITHLITIGEDVTEWKEVQGQIAQSEKLAAVGQLAAGVMHEINNPLATIGACVEAVAARAEDGPPEVAAGIDEYLKIMDSEVQRCKRIVSELLDLSRPKAGVKIKQEVNRIVEDTMLLLKHHDRFKRLELKRELAANLPPVNASADQLIQVFMALMINAADAMETRGTLTVRTERNPERADEVVVSFSDTGAGIPRGDLQKIFEPFYTTKPLGRGTGLGLSICYGIVADHRGRIEVDSTIGRGSTFKVFLPVG